In one window of Mercurialis annua linkage group LG4, ddMerAnnu1.2, whole genome shotgun sequence DNA:
- the LOC126676946 gene encoding probable splicing factor 3A subunit 1, whose amino-acid sequence MLSTAPILRLTAPEANGENGSTSPRQQRLSEEEDKEDRMVIDQQSKATAPAPVATHTRTIGIIHPPPDIRNIVDKTAQFVSKNGPEFEKRIMANNANNAKFNFLNSADPYHAYYQHRLAEFRAQNQSSSQQVSSENEDKAASESAQSIVVADGGEAAAGGAVAPKVDPAAQFRIPLRKAPEQPEAEQYTVRLPEGITGEELDIIKLTAQFVARNGQSFLNGLTNREMNNPQFHFMKPNHSMFIFFTGLADAYSKVLMPPKGLTEKLTKSVSDMTSVLERCLNRLEWERSQEQARQKAEDEIEQERLQMAMIDWHEFVVVETIDFADDEDEDLPPPMTLEEVVRRSKITTMADDEFIEPGKEVEMEMDEEEVQLVEEGMRAASIEENDGERDRKSNDEHEEPMRIVKNWKRPEDRIPAERDPTKFVISPITGELIPINEMSEHMRISLIDPKYKEQKERMFAKIRETTLAQDDEISRNIVGLARTRPDIFGTTEEEVSNAVKAEIEKMKDDQPKQVIWDGHTGSIGRTANQAMSQNMNGEDQSEAAGIDFRTLPGPAAPPPRPGFPSVRPLPPPPGLALNLPRMPPNTVQYSNQHPGAFSVPPPRPPGMPMMSSIRPPQPPMPMAPGQQPNMMNRPPPMPPSMSMNPPSMPVPPPPGSQFTTLPIPRPFMPPGPPSMSMMPPPPPLPIGMPPPPPPEDAPPPLPDEPEPKRQRLDDLLLIPEDQFLAQHPGPVRITVSVPSVDDGNLKGQVLEITVQSLSENIGSLKEKIAGEIQLPANKQKLSGKAGFLKDNMSLAYYNVGAGDMLSLSLRERGGRKR is encoded by the exons ATGCTTAGCACAGCGCCAATTCTGCGTCTTACGGCTCCAGAAGCTAATGGCGAGAATGGCTCAACCTCACCGCGGCAGCAAAGGCTTTCCGAGGAGGAGGATAAAGAGGATAGAATGGTAATTGACCAGCAGAGTAAAGCAACGGCGCCTGCGCCAGTTGCAACGCACACCAGAACTATTGGGATTATTCATCCGCCGCCTGATATTAGGAACATTGTTGATAAAACTGCTCAGTTTGTTTCCAAGAATGGACCTGAGTTTGAGAAAAGGATTATGGCTAATAATGCCAACAATGCGAAGTTCAACTTCTTGAATTCTGCAGATCCTTATCACGCATATTATCAACATCGTTTGGCTGAGTTTCGCGCACAGAATCAATCTTCTTCGCAGCAGGTTTCTTCTGAGAACGAAGATAAAGCTGCTTCTGAGTCGGCTCAATCGATTGTTGTTGCTGATGGGGGTGAAGCAGCTGCTGGTGGGGCAGTAGCTCCAAAGGTTGATCCTGCTGCGCAGTTTAGAATACCTCTTCGGAAAGCTCCTGAACAGCCTGAAGCTGAGCAGTATACTGTTCGTCTCCCTGAGGGGATTACTGGGGAAGAGCTTGATATTATTAAGCTTACAGCGCAATTTGTTGCAAGAAATGGGCAATCATTCTTGAATGGCCTGACAAATAGGGAGATGAATAATCCCCAATTCCACTTTATGAAGCCAAATCATAGTATGTTCATATTTTTTACTGGACTTGCCGATGCGTATTCGAAGGTTTTGATGCCTCCCAAGGGATTGACTGAGAAGTTGACTAAGAGCGTTTCTGATATGACATCTGTTCTTGAACGTTGCTTGAATCGTTTGGAGTGGGAGCGTTCTCAAGAGCAGGCGAGGCAAAAAGCTGAGGATGAGATTGAGCAAGAGAGGCTTCAAATGGCTATGATTGATTGGCATGAATTTGTTGTTGTTGAAACAATTGACTTTGCAGATGATGAGGATGAAGACTTGCCCCCTCCTATGACCCTTGAAGAGGTTGTGAGGAGGAGCAAGATAACTACTATGGCTGATGATGAATTCATTGAGCCTGGAAAAGAGGTTGAAATGGAAATGGATGAAGAAGAGGTGCAACTTGTTGAGGAAGGAATGAGGGCAGCTAGTATTGAAGAGAATGACGGCGAGAGGGATAGGAAGTCAAACGATGAGCATGAAGAACCTATGAGAATTGTGAAGAACTGGAAGAGACCCGAGGATAGGATCCCTGCAGAGAGAGACCCTACAAAGTTTGTTATTTCTCCAATTACGGGTGAGCTAATTCCCATCAATGAGATGTCCGAGCATATGCGGATTTCATTAATCGATCCCAAGTACAAGGAGCAAAAGGAAAGAATGTTTGCCAAGATTCGGGAAACAACTCTTGCTCAAGATGATGAGATCTCTAGAAACATTGTGGGACTTGCACGAACTCGTCCTGATATATTTGGTACCACAGAGGAAGAAGTTTCAAACGCAGTTAAGGCAGAAATTGAGAAGATGAAAGATGACCAGCCGAAGCAGGTCATTTGGGATGGTCACACTGGAAGTATTGGACGTACAGCAAATCAAGCTATGTCTCAAAATATGAACGGAGAGGATCAAAGTGAAGCTGCTGGCATTGACTTCAGGACTCTTCCCGGTCCTGCAGCTCCTCCTCCGAGACCTGGTTTTCCATCAGTTCGTCCTCTACCTCCACCACCGGGACTAGCTCTGAACCTCCCTCGGATGCCTCCAAACACAGTCCAATATTCTAATCAACATCCTGGTGCATTCTCTGTACCTCCACCAAGGCCACCGGGCATGCCCATGATGTCCTCAATTCGTCCGCCACAGCCTCCAATGCCAATGGCACCGGGACAGCAACCTAACATGATGAATCGACCACCCCCCATGCCTCCATCCATGTCAATGAATCCTCCAAGTATGCCTGTGCCACCTCCGCCAGGTTCTCAGTTTACTACATTGCCAATCCCTCGTCCTTTTATGCCTCCTGGTCCTCCATCTATGTCTATGATGCCTCCACCGCCGCCTTTGCCTATTGGAATGCCTCCGCCACCTCCTCCTGAGGACGCTCCTCCACCGCTTCCAGATGAACCAGAGCCAAAGAGACAAAGGCTTGATGATCTCCTGCTTATCCCAGAAGACCAGTTTTTGGCACAACATCCG GGACCTGTACGAATCACTGTTTCTGTACCAAGTGTTGATGACGGAAATCTCAAAGGACAAGTTCTGGAGATTACAGTACAGTCCTTGTCTGAAAATATTGGAAGCTTGAAAGAAAAAATTGCTGGAGAGATCCAACTTCCTGCTAACAAGCAAAAACTAAGCGGAAAAGCTGGTTTTCTTAAGGACAATATGTCACTTGCGTACTACAATGTTGGGGCAGGAGATATGCTGTCTCTTTCTTTGAGAGAGCGTGGTGGTAGAAAGCGATAA